In Miscanthus floridulus cultivar M001 chromosome 5, ASM1932011v1, whole genome shotgun sequence, one genomic interval encodes:
- the LOC136453952 gene encoding uncharacterized protein: MAAVTTATAAASSSFLHRRSPAHCRRATLRAAAGHCRHSSSRFACRAAEVSGAEPSTPAAEGAGGGGGASWVPVVPLAALPRGERRVIVQDGEEILLLWYKDQVFAIENRSPAEGAYTEGLLNAKLTQDGCIVCPSTESTFDLRTGEIKEWYPKNPVLRALTPALRKLFTYRVKTDEENIYISISGSDSVGSAEIIFSGKAQPGVTASDVNVEEVRMIVDEDVGGFGFTSENELINGKAAIIGFLLLIDFELLTGKGLLKGTGFLDFIYAVSGAFN; encoded by the exons ATGGCGGCCGTCAccacagccaccgccgccgcgtcctcctccttcctccaccgCCGAAGCCCCGCCCACTGCCGGCGCGCCACGCTCCGCGCCGCGGCGGGGCACTGCCGCCACTCCAGCTCCAGGTTCGCCTGCCGCGCCGCCGAGGTGTCCGGGGCCGAGCCGTCCACACCGGCGGCGGAGGGCGCGGGAGGTGGCGGGGGCGCATCGTGGGTGCCGGTGGTGCCGCTCGCCGCGCTGCCGCGCGGGGAACGCCGCGTGATCGTGCAGGACGGGGAGGAGATCCTGCTGCTCTGGTACAAGGACCAGGTCTTCGCCATCGAGAACCGGTCGCCAGCGGAGGGCGCCTACACCGAGGGCCTCCTCAACGCCAAGCTCACGCAG GATGGGTGCATTGTTTGCCCATCAACAGAAAGTACATTTGACCTTCGCACTGGGGAAATAAAAGAATGGTATCCCAAAAACCCTGTCCTAAGGGCTCTTACACCGGCTTTGAGGAAACTATTCACTTACCGTGTGAAAACAGATGAAGAAAACATATACATCAGCATCAGTGGGTCTGATAGTGTAGGATCAGCGGAGATTATATTCAGCGGGAAAGCTCAACCTGGCGTTACTGCATCGGATGTCAATGTGGAAGAG GTGAGAATGATAGTCGACGAGGATGTCGGAGGTTTCGGTTTCACCAGCGAGAATGAACTGATCAATGGAAAAGCCGCTATAATTGGCTTTCTCTTGTTGATAGATTTTGAGCTTTTAACTGGCAAGGGCCTTCTCAAGGGGACTGGTTTCTTGGACTTCATCTATGCAGTTTCTGGAGCTTTCAACTGA
- the LOC136453953 gene encoding NAC domain-containing protein 10-like, translating to MDGRPGAWRLQQQQRGPGTPVAGLPIGFRFRPTDEELLLHYLRRKALACPLPAGVIPDADLARLHPWDLLPAAAPGAADADGERFFFHRPATRCWRKGGGAARTAGTGVWRPSGKETLVVSPRCKRPVGTKRTLVFCPRRGRAGAGARTDWAMHEYRLLPAGIHLHGCAAGVNVAIAIAPPPTNVSSHAGGGAAADWVVCRIFRRARPAYRARLGAGEEEHAAAESPSSPSSCVTDASETVDQGEDDGDEGSSSSCSVASSN from the exons ATGGATGGCCGGCCCGGCGCGTGgcgcctgcagcagcagcagcggggcCCCGGCACGCCCGTCGCGGGCCTGCCCATCGGCTTCCGCTTCCGCCCCACCgacgaggagctgctgctgcactACCTTCGCCGCAAGGCGCTCGCATGTCCGCTCCCCGCCGGCGTCATCCCCGACGCCGACCTCGCGCGCCTCCACCCGTGGGACCTCCTCCCCGCTGCCGCACCAG GGGCAGCCGACGCCGACGGGGAGCGCTTCTTCTTCCACCGCCCGGCGACGCGGTGCTGGCGCAAGGGCGGTGGCGCGGCCAGGACGGCCGGCACCGGCGTCTGGAGGCCGTCCGGGAAGGAGACCCTCGTCGTCTCGCCGCGCTGCAAGCGCCCCGTCGGCACGAAGCGGACGCTCGTCTTCTGCCCACGCCgcggccgcgccggcgccggcgcccgcaCCGACTGGGCCATGCACGAGTACCGCCTCCTCCCCGCCGGCATCCACCTCCACGGCTGCGCCGCCGGCGTCAACGTCGCCATCGCCATCGCGCCTCCACCCACTAAT GTGAGCTCCCATGCCGGTGGTGGCGCGGCGGCCGACTGGGTGGTCTGCCGCATTTTCAGGAGGGCCAGGCCGGCCTACCGCGCCCGCCTTGGTGCCGGCGAAGAAGAGCACGCGGCGGCGGAGAGCCCGTCGTCCCCGTCGTCGTGCGTCACCGACGCCTCCGAGACCGTCGACCAGGGAGAGGATGACGGCGAtgaagggagcagcagcagctgcagcgTCGCCTCCTCTAATTGA